The Rickettsiella endosymbiont of Dermanyssus gallinae genomic interval AATGACTTTACGGCGTTATGCGTTTCCTGCTTCGCCCGTCAACGCACGCCTATCGCGGGCTCTTCGACTTCGCATTGCTTTCACAATGCTTTCCTGTCTCATCGTATGACCGTATTAACCAGTGCCAATAGCTATAACTTTCAATTAGATGCCAACGATGCAAAGATCTCACCAACCTATCAATTAAAATTTAATTATCCGACGGCCGGTTATGATAACCGTGGAAAAAGTAATGCGATTGGTACTTGTGATCCTACCCAAATCAACTGGAAATATAGTTTTACTGGCGATCAACGTTTAGCACCGATTGAAGCCTTTGATTGCAATGGTCAGTTTACCTATTTTCGTTTCAAAAGTAGTTTACCGGCTATTTTTGTAGTGGATAAAAAACGTAAAGAGACGCTCGTTAATTATCACGTGAAAGGAAACTATGTGGTGGTTAATACCACTGCCGAGCAATTTACCTTACGCAGTGGGCGTTATGTGACCAGCGTCTATAACGATGCCCTTCTAGGCGATTGGCAATAGGAAGCACAATGGTAAAACCAACATCACAAACACCCTCCTCTGAGGGGTTACCCGAGATTGCAGAGCCAGCGGGTAAAAAACGGGTACTACTCGTTATTCTCGGTGGGCTATTATTGCTATTAGTAACACACTTCTATTTTAACTCTAAAAAAACAACGTCTAAAAGCGAGTTTTCGGTAGAGGAAAGCTATACCACGCCGAGTACCCAACAAAAAAAACCAAGAGAAAAATCAGATTCACCCGAAACAAAGCCATTATCAGAACAACAACTCGCTTTATTAGAGGAAAAGCAAAAAGAATTACAACAGCGTTTATCCGCACCGATGATGTTATTGAGTCAAGCAAACAAGAGTAATGATAATCACACGGTCAACACCGATAAAACAGTGAATACGGGTGAAATGGATGCTAACCGTCAATTTTTACAACAAACTAGTACCGTTTCTAATCAACGTGTTAAAGTAACGAAGATGGGTGCTTTAAATCAGTTAATTGCTGAAGGTCACATGATCCATGCCATTTTAGAGACTGCAATTAATTCTGATCTGCCAGGGAGTTTAAGAGCAACCATTGATCAGCCGGTTTATGCCGAAGATGGATCACAGGTGTTAATACCGCCAGGCAGTCGCTTAGTCGGTCAA includes:
- a CDS encoding TrbG/VirB9 family P-type conjugative transfer protein, whose product is MPPTNDFTALCVSCFARQRTPIAGSSTSHCFHNAFLSHRMTVLTSANSYNFQLDANDAKISPTYQLKFNYPTAGYDNRGKSNAIGTCDPTQINWKYSFTGDQRLAPIEAFDCNGQFTYFRFKSSLPAIFVVDKKRKETLVNYHVKGNYVVVNTTAEQFTLRSGRYVTSVYNDALLGDWQ
- a CDS encoding TrbI/VirB10 family protein; amino-acid sequence: MVKPTSQTPSSEGLPEIAEPAGKKRVLLVILGGLLLLLVTHFYFNSKKTTSKSEFSVEESYTTPSTQQKKPREKSDSPETKPLSEQQLALLEEKQKELQQRLSAPMMLLSQANKSNDNHTVNTDKTVNTGEMDANRQFLQQTSTVSNQRVKVTKMGALNQLIAEGHMIHAILETAINSDLPGSLRATIDQPVYAEDGSQVLIPPGSRLVGQYKSGILQGQSRVFVVWTRLMTPDGISLNLASPGVDSLGMAGMSADTINHHFWQQFGTTALLSILGVGTSNVGVDSNASYNASQAYRMAIANSFNQTAQQTLQAGMIPPTLWVNQGSPIQVFVAHDLDFSAVNQTATSKMNIF